The Candidatus Goldiibacteriota bacterium HGW-Goldbacteria-1 genome includes a region encoding these proteins:
- a CDS encoding ABC transporter: MIELVNVSKKFGGKTVVDDVTFTVNKGEIIGFLGPNGAGKTTTMRMITGFFPPSDGIVKVAGYDITKEPIKVKEQIGYMPENVPLYKELSVCDYLKFIADIKGVAKDNKKGAIERVMEETGLIDVRNSIIGKLSKGYKQRVGLAQAILNDPKVLILDEPTSGLDPKQIKEIRTLIKKMSGDRTIILSTHILPEVSVTCDKVIVINEGRIIAQDNVADLEKTFNKGARIHLEVEAPKGEFIKEMLSIKGVSSAEEKDEVEPGIYTYTIDTEEGADLRREIVHRIARNKWALLELKRQQLTLEDVFLKLVTREDENVQ, from the coding sequence ATGATTGAACTTGTAAATGTAAGCAAGAAATTCGGCGGTAAAACAGTGGTGGATGATGTCACTTTTACCGTAAACAAGGGCGAAATTATAGGTTTTCTAGGGCCCAACGGCGCGGGTAAAACAACCACAATGAGGATGATAACAGGTTTTTTTCCGCCTTCTGATGGAATCGTAAAAGTTGCGGGTTATGATATCACCAAAGAACCCATAAAGGTAAAAGAGCAGATTGGCTATATGCCGGAAAACGTCCCGCTTTACAAGGAATTATCCGTATGTGATTATCTGAAATTCATAGCCGATATTAAGGGCGTGGCAAAAGATAATAAAAAAGGGGCAATAGAGCGCGTGATGGAAGAGACAGGGCTTATTGATGTCAGAAATTCTATTATAGGAAAACTTTCAAAGGGCTATAAACAAAGGGTGGGGCTTGCCCAGGCAATATTAAATGACCCAAAAGTGCTGATACTTGACGAGCCCACATCAGGGCTTGACCCAAAACAGATAAAAGAAATAAGGACGCTGATAAAAAAAATGAGCGGCGACCGCACAATAATACTGTCCACGCATATTCTGCCGGAAGTAAGCGTAACCTGTGATAAGGTTATTGTCATCAATGAAGGCAGGATAATAGCGCAGGATAATGTCGCTGACCTTGAAAAGACTTTTAACAAAGGGGCAAGAATACACCTTGAAGTTGAAGCTCCTAAAGGTGAATTTATTAAAGAAATGCTTTCCATAAAAGGCGTATCATCCGCCGAAGAAAAAGACGAAGTTGAACCGGGAATTTATACATATACAATTGATACGGAAGAAGGCGCGGATTTAAGGCGTGAAATTGTGCATCGCATAGCGCGTAATAAATGGGCGCTTTTAGAATTAAAGCGCCAGCAGCTTACCCTGGAAGATGTGTTTTTGAAGCTTGTCACAAGGGAGGATGAAAATGTTCAGTAA